GCTGCTGTCCCGCCGCACCGCCGGGGCCGGCGCGAGGCACAGCCGCGCTACTTACCCGCGTCCGTTGTGGCCTTGGCGCCCCCCGGCAAGCTATCGGGCTCAGGCGGCTTCACGGCGGGCAACGGCTCGCGCTTGGCGTCACCCTCTTCCTTGTCGTCAGTCACCTTGTCTACGGCCTTCGCGTAGACAATGAGCGTATCGCCGACCTGCAACTGCTTGTTCCGGGAGATACGGTTGATGCGCTCCATCATGCCAACGCTCATTCCGTAGCGTTTTGCAATTTTCCACAGGGAATCCCCGGCGCGCACCGTGACTCGGATCCGCTTGCGACCATTCTTGGCTTCGAAGTGCTCGAAGAACTCCTCGCTGCCCGCAACGAGGACCTTCGGGTCGTCCACCAGACGCACGCGCCCAAGGTCGAACGCAGGCTTCACGAACAGCTGCAGCACCATGCCGCTCAACAACCGCGCGCTGGTGTCGAGGCCGTTCCAGGCGATGATCTCGGCGCGAGTGACCTCGAAGTGGGAAGCCACGGTTTCGACGCTATCCGACGACAGCGTGCGGTAAAACACCCGCTTCCGGCTCTTGTAGTTGAACGGCCGCGGGGGCACGACGGCGGTGTCGGGATCGCCCTTCGGCTTGGGGGGAGCAGCGCCTTTCTGCACCAGCAGCACCGTCCCAGCCTCGAGGCGCTCATTGCGTCCGATCGCGTTGGTCTTGCGCAGTGAGTACTCGCTGCCGGGGCGCTCCGCGGCGATGGCCTCGACGGTGTCCCCGAAGCGGACGACGTACGGTTCGAGCTTCGAGTCAATCTTGGCGACCTTCGCCAGACCCTGACGTGCTCGCACACCTTCTCCGCGCGGAACATGAACCTTCCAGCTGGAAGGCGCCTTCTCTCCACCGGGGGGTGGCACGCGGCCCGCAAGGTAGTGGGGGTTCAGCTCCTCCACTCGTTGCTTCGTGACCCCAGCGGCGGCGGCGACCTGGTCCAGACTCACACCCGCAGGCACGCTCACTGTGTCAAAGCTCTCCGCCGGGTCTGGCTTCACGTCTTCCAAACCAAAGACGCGCTTGTTGTTCATCACGATGGCGATGGCCGCGATCTTCGGGACGTAGAGCGTCGTCTCCCAGGGGATCCCGGCTTCGTAGCGTGAGAGCTCCCAGTAGTCGTTGGTATTGTATTTGCGAATCGCACGCGAGAGGCCGCCGTGCCCCATGTTGTAGGCAGCCATCGCGAGCTCCCAGTTGCCGAAGCGCGTGTGGAGATCTGACAGGTACTTGATGGCCGCGTCGGTGGCGCGCTGGGGGTCGAGACGCTCGTCGACCCAGCGATCGACAGTCAGGCCGTAGATCCGCCCGGAATCAGGAATGAACTGCCACAAGCCTGCGGCGCCCGCGCTGGAGTAGATGGTCGGGTTATGTCCGCTCTCGATCAAGGACAGCCACACCAAGTCAGTGGGCAACCCAGCCTTTGAGAGCTCAGCTTGAATCGCCGGCGCAAAGCGCCCGCTCTTCTTCGCCCACACGCGAGCGATGGCCTGACCTCGGGGGTTCGTCTTGTAGAACTCGAGGTACTTCACGACACGAGGGTCGAGGCGCACATCAAAATTCGGCATGCTGAGCTGTCGCAGCCAAGCTGCGCGCTTGGCGCCGTCATCCTTCTTCGGAGTCGCGAGCCCAGCTTGAGGAGGGAGCCCTGAGCCGCCGGTTCGCGGCGCGGTCTTTTGCGGCAAGCCCCAGGTCCAACCTGGCGTCGCGCCGACCAGCGGGCGCGGGAACAAGACGCGATCCGCGTCGACCAGCGCGCGGATCTCGTCGTCATCGATCTCCGCCTCTTGGTCGGCGACCGATCCTTCGGCGATCGCCCGGCGCACTGCGGGGTTCGCTTCGGAGCGCGGTGCGTCTTCGGGTAGCTTCGGGTTCGGCTTCCGCGGTGCTGGGCCGCGTTGGTGAGTCTTCGCGGCGCGGTCGGCCTCTGGCTTCGGCGCTTCCTTCGCCGCGGTCTTGGGGTCCTTTGCGTCGGGCTTTGCTTCAGGCTTTGCTGCGGGTTCGATGCGGCGCTGCCCAGCTCCCGCACCTGGGCCGGGCTCCTTGGCGTCTGGCTTGGCCTCGGCCTTGGAGTCGCTCTTGGCCTCCGACTTCTTGTCGGTGTCGCTCTTGGCTGGAGCTTCCGGTTGCTTGTCGTCAGCGGCCCACGCCTCACTCGCGAGCAAGCCGCACAGGAGACCGACCAAAGCCGTGAGGCTTCGCCGACGTAGTCGCGATCGGATCCCCGAGTCAGCGACTCCGGACGCGGAGATTTCGGACGCAGTGGTGGCGTGAACAGCGCGCATCGCGACCAGTCGTAACGGCCTCCGACGAATGGGTCAAACGAGCGCCGCGGAACTCCAACTTCTTGATCCACGCGGCGGATTTCTGGCAGGGGCCGCAATGCGTTCAGTAGAGGCCGCGGCACCTCGTGCGGGCACTCGGGCTGCACCTGGCGCGCCTCCCCCCCAAACCCGCGTGAAGCGTCCCAGCAGAACCCACGTAGGACGCCGAAGTTGACGGATCGGGTTGGGTAGCCGCAGCGCTTGGGGCATGCTCCCGCCGCCATGACCGTACGCATCGAAAAAGACACGATGGGCGACGTCGAGGTGCCCGCAGACAAGCTCTGGGGCGCGCAGACGCAACGCAGTTTGACCAACTTCAAGATCTCCGGCGAGCGCATGCCGATGGAGCTCGTGCGAGCGTTGGCTCAGGTAAAGAAGGCCGCCGCGCTGGTGAACCAAGACCTGGGCACCGTGGACGCGAAGCTCGCGGGCGCCATCGTCAGCGCTGCTGAAGAAGTCATCGCCGGCAAGCACGACGGGGAGTTTCCCCTCGTGGTGTGGCAGACCGGCAGCGGCACGCAGTCGAACATGAACATGAACGAGGTGCTGGCGAACCGCGGTAGCGAGATCCTCGGCGGGCAACGTGGGATGGAGCGCCTGATCCACCCGAACGACCACGTGAACCGCGGGCAGTCTTCGAATGACGTGTTCCCCTCCGCAATGGCGGTCGCAGCGACCGAAGCCGTGCGAAACCACGTGCTGCCGTCGCTCAAGCGCCTACGTGATTGCCTCGCGGAAAAGTCTGCGGCGTTCACCGACGTCGTGAAGATCGGACGCACGCATCTCCAGGACGCAACCCCTCTCACCTTGGGTCAGGAGATCAGCGGCTGGGTGGCGCAGCTCGACCACGGCATCAAGCACCTGGAGAGCAGCGTGCCCCACCTATGCGAGCTGGCGCTTGGTGGCACCGCGGTTGGCACCGGCTTGAACGCCCACCCGGAGTACGCGACGCGCGTGGCCGCAAAGCTCAGCGAGTTGACAGGACACCCCATCGTCACCGCGCCGAACAAGTTCGAGTCGCTGGCAGCGAACGACGCCCTGGTGTTCTCCCATGGCGCGCTGAAGACCCTCGCTGCGAGCCTGACCAAGATCGCCAACGACGTGCGCTGGTTGGCTTCCGGCCCGCGCTCAGGCATCGGTGAGATCTTGATCCCCGAGAACGAGCCGGGCAGCTCCATCATGCCAGGCAAGGTGAACCCCACTCAGTGTGAGGCGATGACCATGCTGTGCGCGCAGATCATGGGCAACGACGTCGCGATCAACATCGGTGGCCAGAGCGGCAACTTCGAGCTCAACGTG
This Polyangiaceae bacterium DNA region includes the following protein-coding sequences:
- a CDS encoding transglycosylase SLT domain-containing protein — its product is MRAVHATTASEISASGVADSGIRSRLRRRSLTALVGLLCGLLASEAWAADDKQPEAPAKSDTDKKSEAKSDSKAEAKPDAKEPGPGAGAGQRRIEPAAKPEAKPDAKDPKTAAKEAPKPEADRAAKTHQRGPAPRKPNPKLPEDAPRSEANPAVRRAIAEGSVADQEAEIDDDEIRALVDADRVLFPRPLVGATPGWTWGLPQKTAPRTGGSGLPPQAGLATPKKDDGAKRAAWLRQLSMPNFDVRLDPRVVKYLEFYKTNPRGQAIARVWAKKSGRFAPAIQAELSKAGLPTDLVWLSLIESGHNPTIYSSAGAAGLWQFIPDSGRIYGLTVDRWVDERLDPQRATDAAIKYLSDLHTRFGNWELAMAAYNMGHGGLSRAIRKYNTNDYWELSRYEAGIPWETTLYVPKIAAIAIVMNNKRVFGLEDVKPDPAESFDTVSVPAGVSLDQVAAAAGVTKQRVEELNPHYLAGRVPPPGGEKAPSSWKVHVPRGEGVRARQGLAKVAKIDSKLEPYVVRFGDTVEAIAAERPGSEYSLRKTNAIGRNERLEAGTVLLVQKGAAPPKPKGDPDTAVVPPRPFNYKSRKRVFYRTLSSDSVETVASHFEVTRAEIIAWNGLDTSARLLSGMVLQLFVKPAFDLGRVRLVDDPKVLVAGSEEFFEHFEAKNGRKRIRVTVRAGDSLWKIAKRYGMSVGMMERINRISRNKQLQVGDTLIVYAKAVDKVTDDKEEGDAKREPLPAVKPPEPDSLPGGAKATTDAGK
- the fumC gene encoding class II fumarate hydratase, whose translation is MTVRIEKDTMGDVEVPADKLWGAQTQRSLTNFKISGERMPMELVRALAQVKKAAALVNQDLGTVDAKLAGAIVSAAEEVIAGKHDGEFPLVVWQTGSGTQSNMNMNEVLANRGSEILGGQRGMERLIHPNDHVNRGQSSNDVFPSAMAVAATEAVRNHVLPSLKRLRDCLAEKSAAFTDVVKIGRTHLQDATPLTLGQEISGWVAQLDHGIKHLESSVPHLCELALGGTAVGTGLNAHPEYATRVAAKLSELTGHPIVTAPNKFESLAANDALVFSHGALKTLAASLTKIANDVRWLASGPRSGIGEILIPENEPGSSIMPGKVNPTQCEAMTMLCAQIMGNDVAINIGGQSGNFELNVFKPVIAHNFLMSCRLIADGCDSFRENCAVGIEPNRERIKEHVGNSLMLVTALNPHIGYDKAAKIAKTAHKEGSTLKAAAVKLGFLTEEDFDKWVRPEDMVGPKG